Proteins from a genomic interval of Micromonospora sp. NBC_00389:
- a CDS encoding S1C family serine protease, translating into MTEFESDPQRRPAATDAEPSHPTAELPRDERAQSDSPTTPVPVVSTTEDAATTAVTPTVPAASAGQPASAPPAVGQPTGYEPSAATPSAPPYPVSGHPAPGQHGYPQPTAGRYPGSPWYPGQHQSGWAGGGQPGAAYQQHQHQHPGQPVPPWGPQATPPGTGPRPGRIAKFAGAGVAVFALMLGSGVAGGSLALALDDDGGGVTRTYSAAPVLNSADLPKIAAAVQDSVVSIATDSGEGSGVVLSADGYVLSNNHVVASASGDTVQVVFADGKTAEAKIIGTDPKTDLAVVKANGVSDLKPATFGDSDGMQVGDQVLALGSPLGLQGSVTAGILSARDRTIRAGEGQQQDPSQQGQAVSSISGLLQTDAPINPGNSGGALVNTRGEVIGVNTAIATSGQSTGNIGVGFAIPSNKAKDVAGKLQRGEKVSHPSLGVGVNQAEGGGALVASITAGSPAEKAGFQRGDVITRFGDKAINDSDDLVGAVQAGKVGDRVEVQFKRNGAEKSATVTLAETS; encoded by the coding sequence ATGACCGAGTTCGAGTCCGACCCGCAGCGCCGGCCGGCCGCAACCGACGCCGAGCCGTCGCACCCCACCGCCGAGCTGCCGCGCGACGAGCGCGCGCAGTCCGACTCCCCGACCACCCCTGTTCCGGTCGTGTCGACCACCGAGGACGCGGCGACCACAGCCGTCACCCCGACCGTGCCCGCCGCCTCCGCCGGCCAGCCGGCCAGCGCGCCGCCGGCCGTTGGGCAGCCGACCGGGTACGAGCCCTCGGCCGCCACCCCCTCCGCGCCGCCGTACCCGGTCTCCGGGCACCCGGCGCCCGGCCAGCACGGCTACCCGCAGCCGACCGCCGGCCGGTACCCCGGCTCTCCCTGGTACCCGGGCCAGCACCAGTCCGGCTGGGCCGGCGGGGGCCAGCCGGGCGCGGCGTACCAGCAGCACCAGCACCAGCACCCGGGGCAGCCGGTGCCGCCCTGGGGTCCGCAGGCCACGCCGCCCGGCACCGGGCCCCGGCCGGGCCGGATCGCCAAGTTCGCCGGCGCCGGTGTCGCGGTGTTCGCCCTGATGCTCGGCTCCGGTGTGGCGGGCGGGTCGCTCGCGCTCGCTCTCGACGACGACGGTGGCGGTGTCACCCGCACCTACTCCGCGGCCCCGGTGCTCAACAGCGCCGACCTGCCGAAGATCGCCGCCGCCGTGCAGGACAGCGTCGTCTCCATCGCCACCGACAGTGGCGAGGGCTCCGGCGTGGTGCTCAGCGCCGACGGCTACGTGCTCAGCAACAACCACGTGGTCGCCTCCGCCAGCGGGGACACCGTGCAGGTGGTCTTCGCCGACGGCAAGACCGCCGAAGCGAAGATCATCGGTACCGACCCGAAGACCGACCTGGCCGTGGTGAAGGCCAACGGGGTCTCCGATCTCAAGCCGGCCACCTTCGGTGACAGCGACGGCATGCAGGTCGGCGACCAGGTGCTCGCCCTGGGCAGCCCGCTCGGCCTGCAGGGCTCGGTGACCGCGGGCATCCTCAGCGCCCGGGACCGCACCATCAGGGCTGGCGAGGGTCAGCAGCAGGACCCGAGCCAGCAGGGTCAGGCGGTCAGCTCGATCTCCGGCCTGCTCCAGACCGACGCCCCGATCAACCCGGGTAACTCCGGTGGCGCCCTGGTCAACACCCGGGGCGAGGTGATCGGCGTCAACACCGCCATCGCCACCTCCGGGCAGAGCACCGGCAACATCGGCGTCGGGTTCGCCATCCCCAGCAACAAGGCCAAGGACGTCGCGGGCAAGCTCCAGCGCGGCGAGAAGGTCAGCCACCCGTCGCTCGGGGTCGGCGTCAACCAGGCCGAGGGCGGCGGCGCCCTGGTCGCGTCGATCACCGCGGGCAGCCCCGCCGAGAAGGCCGGCTTCCAGCGGGGTGACGTGATCACCCGGTTCGGCGACAAGGCGATCAACGACTCCGACGACCTGGTCGGCGCGGTGCAGGCCGGCAAGGTCGGCGACCGGGTCGAGGTGCAGTTCAAGCGGAACGGCGCCGAGAAGTCGGCAACCGTGACGCTCGCCGAAACGTCCTAA
- a CDS encoding sensor histidine kinase, with amino-acid sequence MNAVQQAKGRLRGVPLRFKLVTSVLALVAVALLVISSLTAYFLRNYLVGQVDGQIRSTAQGLGQLLPKLRSGEINAMLPSDYVVTLADDQRVYRAIYDDISLDPEQLPTFPTSRAGFADLEGEPRTVVSHDGQTRWRVYYAAQRDGSVLAVGQPLTEVDRAVQQLVWIDLLVGGAVLIMLASIGAAIVRTSLKPLVEIERTAAAIAGGDLTRRVPDPEEGQEYPTSELGRLSRALNAMLAQIEAAFTARAASETAARSAESTARDAAAAAQASEARARRSEGRMRQFVADASHELRTPLTTIRGFAELYRQGAARAPEQTAGLLRRIEDEAARMGLLVEDLLLLARLDRERPLSLAPVELPVLASDAVHAARAIAPDRRIELEIEPGSGPLVVFADDARLRQVIGNLVTNALTHTPPDAEIKLRLRAEPGNLAVVEVADTGPGLSPEQTERVFERFYRADAARTRRADGNTGTGLGLAIVAALVAAHHGSVEVTETPGGGATFRVRLPQAPQVDETGE; translated from the coding sequence GTGAACGCGGTCCAGCAGGCGAAGGGACGGCTGCGGGGCGTACCACTGCGGTTCAAGCTGGTCACCTCGGTGCTGGCGCTCGTCGCTGTCGCACTGCTGGTGATCAGCTCGCTGACCGCCTACTTCCTCCGCAACTACCTGGTGGGCCAGGTGGACGGGCAGATCAGGTCGACCGCCCAGGGTCTCGGTCAGCTGCTCCCAAAGCTGCGCAGCGGTGAGATCAACGCCATGTTGCCCAGCGACTACGTCGTGACCCTGGCCGACGACCAGCGGGTTTACCGGGCGATCTACGACGACATCAGTCTCGACCCCGAGCAGTTGCCCACCTTTCCCACCAGTCGTGCGGGCTTCGCGGACCTGGAGGGGGAGCCGCGGACCGTCGTGTCCCACGACGGCCAGACCCGGTGGCGGGTGTACTACGCCGCCCAGCGCGACGGCTCGGTGCTGGCGGTGGGCCAGCCGCTGACCGAGGTGGACCGGGCGGTGCAGCAGCTCGTCTGGATCGACCTCCTGGTCGGCGGTGCGGTGCTGATCATGCTGGCCTCGATCGGCGCGGCCATCGTGCGGACCAGCCTCAAACCGCTGGTGGAGATCGAACGGACCGCCGCGGCCATCGCCGGCGGTGACCTGACCCGCCGGGTGCCCGACCCGGAGGAGGGACAGGAGTACCCCACGTCCGAACTGGGCCGGCTCTCCCGTGCGCTGAACGCGATGCTCGCCCAGATCGAGGCGGCGTTCACCGCCCGGGCCGCCTCGGAGACCGCCGCCCGCTCAGCCGAGAGCACCGCGCGGGACGCGGCCGCTGCCGCGCAGGCGTCCGAGGCGCGGGCCCGGCGCTCGGAGGGGCGGATGCGGCAGTTCGTCGCGGACGCCTCGCACGAACTGCGTACCCCACTGACCACCATCCGCGGCTTCGCCGAGCTGTACCGGCAGGGCGCAGCCCGGGCACCGGAGCAGACCGCCGGCCTGCTGCGCCGGATCGAGGACGAGGCGGCCCGGATGGGGCTGCTGGTGGAGGACCTGCTGTTGCTCGCCCGACTGGACCGGGAACGGCCGCTCTCGCTCGCCCCGGTGGAGCTGCCGGTGCTCGCCTCCGACGCGGTGCACGCCGCTCGGGCGATCGCGCCGGACCGGCGGATCGAGCTGGAGATCGAGCCCGGCTCGGGCCCCCTCGTCGTCTTCGCCGACGACGCGCGGCTGCGTCAGGTGATCGGCAACCTGGTCACCAACGCGCTGACCCACACCCCGCCGGATGCCGAGATCAAGCTGCGGCTGCGCGCCGAGCCGGGGAACCTCGCGGTGGTGGAGGTGGCCGACACCGGTCCGGGCCTCTCCCCGGAGCAGACGGAACGGGTGTTCGAGCGGTTCTACCGGGCCGACGCGGCGCGCACCAGGCGGGCCGACGGCAACACCGGCACCGGCCTCGGCCTGGCCATCGTGGCGGCGCTGGTCGCCGCCCACCACGGCTCGGTGGAGGTGACCGAGACCCCCGGCGGCGGGGCCACGTTCCGGGTCCGGCTGCCTCAGGCGCCTCAGGTCGACGAGACGGGCGAGTGA
- a CDS encoding response regulator transcription factor, which yields MPATQTEARLLVVEDDPNILELLSASLRFAGFDVATATSGSAALNAAKDHRPDLVVLDVMLPDLDGFEVIRMLREGGTRTPVVFLTARDATDDKIRGLTLGGDDYVTKPFSLEELTARIRAVLRRTTTGEQAPSRLTFADLELDEETHEVHRAGQRVQLSPTEFKLLRYLMLNANRVLSKAQILDHVWNYDFRGDDNIVESYISYLRRKVDTTQPRLIHTLRGVGYVLRKPAA from the coding sequence ATGCCCGCTACCCAAACCGAGGCGCGACTGCTCGTCGTCGAGGACGACCCGAACATCCTCGAACTGCTCTCCGCAAGCCTGCGCTTCGCGGGGTTCGACGTGGCCACCGCGACCAGCGGCAGCGCGGCCCTGAATGCCGCCAAGGATCACCGGCCCGACCTGGTGGTGCTCGACGTGATGCTGCCGGACCTGGACGGCTTCGAGGTCATCCGGATGCTCCGCGAGGGCGGTACGCGTACCCCGGTGGTCTTCCTGACCGCCCGGGACGCCACCGACGACAAGATCCGTGGGCTGACCCTGGGTGGCGACGACTACGTGACCAAGCCGTTCAGCCTGGAGGAGTTGACGGCCCGGATCCGGGCCGTGCTGCGCCGCACCACCACCGGGGAGCAGGCCCCGTCCCGGCTCACCTTCGCCGACCTGGAGTTGGACGAGGAGACCCACGAGGTGCACCGGGCCGGGCAGCGGGTGCAGCTCTCGCCGACCGAGTTCAAGCTGCTGCGCTACCTGATGCTCAACGCCAACCGGGTGCTGTCCAAGGCGCAGATCCTGGACCACGTCTGGAACTACGACTTCCGCGGCGACGACAACATCGTCGAGTCCTACATCTCCTACCTGCGGCGCAAGGTCGACACCACCCAGCCCCGGTTGATCCACACCCTCCGCGGCGTCGGGTACGTGCTGCGCAAGCCAGCGGCGTGA
- a CDS encoding PadR family transcriptional regulator yields the protein MTAVFSHGRLRLYLLKLLDDGPKHGYELIRLLEDRFLGLYAPSAGTIYPRLQRLEAEGLVSHTAAGGRKTYGITDAGRDELRQRDGELATLEADIAASVADLSTLAGEIRSEVSGSVRDLKRELNAAARQTRRTRWEPSAPPPPPPPGPASANGPSAALLDEFDQRLAAFTAEVGRLARARQFSDTQVRTAIRLLDGALDGLRRLLR from the coding sequence GTGACCGCCGTGTTCAGCCACGGCCGGCTCCGGCTCTACCTGCTCAAGCTCCTCGACGACGGCCCGAAGCACGGCTACGAGCTGATCCGCCTCCTGGAGGACCGGTTCCTCGGGCTGTACGCCCCCAGCGCCGGCACCATCTACCCCCGGCTCCAGCGGCTGGAGGCCGAAGGGCTGGTCAGCCACACCGCCGCGGGCGGCCGCAAGACGTACGGCATCACCGACGCCGGCCGCGACGAGCTGCGCCAGCGCGACGGCGAGCTGGCCACCCTGGAGGCGGACATCGCCGCCTCGGTGGCGGACCTCTCCACCCTGGCAGGCGAGATCCGCAGCGAGGTGAGCGGCTCGGTGCGCGACCTCAAGCGGGAGCTCAACGCGGCAGCCCGGCAGACCCGGCGTACCCGGTGGGAGCCTTCGGCGCCTCCCCCTCCGCCGCCGCCCGGTCCGGCGTCGGCCAATGGGCCGAGCGCGGCCCTGCTCGACGAGTTCGACCAGCGGCTGGCCGCGTTCACCGCCGAGGTGGGCCGGCTGGCGCGGGCCCGGCAGTTCAGCGACACCCAGGTGCGTACCGCGATCCGACTGCTCGACGGCGCGCTGGACGGGCTGCGCCGGCTGCTGCGCTGA
- a CDS encoding DUF4097 family beta strand repeat-containing protein: protein MTGWTVDSPQRLTVDGPVTRLDVRLVSGRLNVVATDGPTRIDITRVGRRPVLITHSDGRLTLRQERGRGWADALRWLRSLTRYPKVDVSVAVPADVLADLRLVAGSLVASGLRRETTVDVTAGQITLMGLRGSTSAKITSGPVEALGVGGDLTLETVSGEVILADSAADRVHAQTVSGAITCDLDNPRGSEIRLTTISGSITVRVREDSDLDVRLHTASGRITSGFPQVRTSTFPLANSEGVLGAGEGKLWASATSGSIALLARPVRDDEKELP from the coding sequence ATGACCGGATGGACGGTCGACAGCCCGCAGCGGCTCACCGTGGACGGCCCGGTCACCCGGCTGGACGTCCGCCTGGTGAGCGGGCGGCTCAACGTGGTCGCCACCGACGGCCCGACCCGGATCGACATCACCCGGGTCGGCCGGCGGCCCGTCCTGATCACCCACTCCGACGGCCGGCTCACCCTCCGCCAGGAGCGCGGTCGGGGCTGGGCGGACGCCCTGCGGTGGCTCCGGTCGCTGACCCGCTACCCGAAGGTGGACGTCTCCGTCGCGGTGCCCGCCGACGTCCTCGCCGACCTCCGCCTGGTTGCGGGCTCGCTGGTCGCCTCCGGGTTGCGACGGGAGACCACGGTCGACGTGACCGCCGGCCAGATCACCCTGATGGGGCTGCGCGGCAGCACCTCCGCGAAGATCACCTCCGGGCCGGTGGAGGCGCTCGGGGTGGGTGGTGACCTTACCCTGGAGACGGTCTCCGGGGAGGTGATCCTCGCCGACAGTGCCGCCGACCGGGTGCACGCCCAGACCGTTTCCGGAGCTATCACCTGCGACCTGGACAACCCCCGGGGCAGCGAGATCCGGCTCACCACCATCTCCGGCAGCATCACGGTGCGGGTCCGGGAGGACAGCGACCTCGATGTCCGGCTGCACACCGCCTCAGGCCGGATCACCAGCGGGTTTCCCCAGGTGCGGACCTCGACATTCCCGCTGGCCAACAGCGAGGGGGTGCTCGGCGCAGGCGAGGGTAAGCTCTGGGCTTCCGCCACCTCGGGCAGCATCGCGCTGCTCGCCCGGCCGGTGCGCGACGACGAGAAGGAGCTGCCGTGA
- a CDS encoding lysophospholipid acyltransferase family protein, which produces MTAVSDDLWRPSSGCDEECLPAAGEVPTVPVPRRVLRLVAAAGMLLAGAGLAVLLPVLPAPERQAAVRGWARGTARAFGVRLVIRGRLPRRRALLVANHVSWLDILAVLAVAPTRMVAKREVRSWPVLGLLAAAAGTVFVDRSRPRALPATVRRVADALRAGRPVAVFPEGTTWCAGDGAADCRPGGGFRPAMFQAAIDAGSPVVPLRLAYQCEVTGTATTAAAFLGADTLLRSMARVVAARELVVSVTIAAALHPARDADRRLLARAAESAVHLRPVAGAATRGRLHPVPTLTAVASPASAPALTPDAGRELDLAA; this is translated from the coding sequence GTGACCGCCGTGTCGGATGACCTGTGGCGGCCCTCCTCCGGCTGCGACGAGGAGTGCCTGCCGGCGGCCGGCGAGGTGCCCACGGTGCCGGTGCCCCGCCGGGTCCTTCGGTTGGTCGCCGCAGCCGGCATGCTGCTGGCCGGGGCGGGCCTGGCGGTGCTGCTGCCCGTGCTGCCGGCACCGGAGCGGCAGGCGGCGGTGCGCGGCTGGGCCCGGGGCACTGCGCGCGCGTTCGGCGTCCGGCTGGTGATCCGGGGCCGGCTGCCCCGGCGGCGCGCACTGCTGGTCGCCAACCATGTCTCGTGGCTGGACATCCTCGCGGTGCTGGCGGTCGCGCCGACCCGGATGGTGGCGAAGCGTGAGGTCCGCTCCTGGCCTGTGCTCGGCCTGCTGGCCGCGGCGGCGGGCACGGTCTTCGTGGACCGGTCCCGGCCGCGGGCGCTGCCGGCCACCGTGCGCCGGGTGGCCGACGCGCTGCGCGCCGGCCGGCCGGTCGCGGTCTTCCCGGAGGGTACGACCTGGTGCGCCGGGGACGGCGCGGCCGACTGCCGTCCCGGCGGCGGGTTCCGGCCAGCGATGTTCCAGGCGGCCATCGACGCGGGCAGCCCGGTGGTGCCGCTGCGGCTCGCCTACCAGTGCGAGGTCACCGGGACGGCCACCACGGCAGCCGCCTTCCTCGGTGCGGACACCCTGCTGCGCTCGATGGCGCGGGTGGTCGCGGCGCGGGAACTGGTGGTCTCGGTGACGATCGCCGCCGCGCTGCACCCGGCCCGCGACGCCGACCGGCGGTTGCTGGCCCGGGCCGCCGAGTCGGCCGTACACCTGCGGCCTGTGGCGGGTGCCGCGACGCGGGGCCGGCTGCACCCGGTGCCCACCTTGACGGCCGTCGCGTCGCCCGCATCCGCGCCCGCGCTGACGCCGGACGCCGGCCGGGAGCTGGACCTGGCGGCCTGA
- a CDS encoding GNAT family N-acetyltransferase produces MAVLHAAGAPLTTSGYTLLIADDPTQVAAAQRLRHQVFATELGATLRPGEVGLDVDPFDAHCDHLIVRQESTGEVVGTYRLLPPGRTNRRYAEDEFDLAALDPLRDVLVEAGRSCVHPDHRSGAVINLMWAGITRYLHLRGSRWLGGCASVPVADGGRAVAEVWAQAQARHLAPPPLRVRPLRPWFAEPAALVDPVTTVPSPAGRALVPPLLRGYLRLGAWISGEPSYDPDFGVADFYVLFSLDRMNPRYLRHFLGGVER; encoded by the coding sequence ATGGCCGTTCTGCATGCCGCTGGCGCACCCCTTACGACCAGCGGATACACCCTGCTGATCGCCGACGACCCCACCCAGGTCGCGGCCGCGCAACGCCTGCGTCACCAGGTGTTCGCCACCGAGCTCGGCGCCACCCTCCGCCCGGGCGAGGTCGGGTTGGACGTGGACCCCTTCGACGCCCACTGCGACCACCTCATCGTCCGCCAGGAGAGCACCGGCGAGGTGGTCGGTACCTACCGGCTGCTGCCGCCCGGCCGCACCAACCGGCGGTACGCCGAGGACGAGTTCGACCTCGCCGCGCTCGACCCGCTCCGTGACGTCCTGGTCGAGGCGGGCCGGTCCTGCGTGCACCCGGATCACCGCTCCGGCGCGGTGATCAACCTGATGTGGGCCGGTATCACCCGTTACCTGCACCTGCGAGGCTCGCGCTGGCTCGGCGGCTGCGCCTCGGTGCCGGTGGCCGACGGCGGTCGCGCGGTCGCCGAGGTGTGGGCACAGGCCCAGGCCCGGCACCTGGCGCCGCCGCCGCTGCGGGTCCGCCCGCTGCGGCCCTGGTTCGCCGAGCCGGCCGCCCTCGTTGACCCGGTGACCACCGTCCCCAGCCCGGCCGGCCGGGCCCTGGTGCCGCCGCTGTTGCGCGGTTACCTCCGGCTCGGCGCGTGGATCAGTGGTGAGCCCTCGTACGACCCCGACTTCGGGGTCGCGGACTTCTACGTGCTCTTCTCGCTCGACCGGATGAACCCGCGCTACCTGCGGCACTTCCTGGGCGGGGTGGAGCGGTGA